In the Populus trichocarpa isolate Nisqually-1 chromosome 1, P.trichocarpa_v4.1, whole genome shotgun sequence genome, CAAAGCTTTTAAGGCTTTCCAACAAATGCTATTGTTTATCATCTGAAGCTTTCATCCTTTATCCCCAAGAAAGGTCATTTAAGCTTACTTTACAGGCCTGCtcacagacaaaaaaaaaaagtaaacaccATACCTCAGAAGACACAAAGCAGGACCAATTTGTGCACCCTTTCTAGCACGAGCATTAACTCTGTTGAAAAACAGCCACTCGGGCCAAAGAGGTAGTCCTTGTTCCATGTTAAACACAAACTGCACCGACAAAAATGCTAATCCATAAAACAGTAAGAGCCAAAACTGAaaacttttccttcttttttctttcttttcagtgTTTAATAAGCATATCATAATAAAATGCCAGGATAAGGAATCCCTGCTTAGTTATAGATGACTAACCATTGAAGAGCCATGATCCCCAGAACCTGTATATACACTTTCAAATTTGGCAAGCAACATATCATCATGAGTCTTGCCGCTGCATGACACAAATGTAAACAGAACAGTAAATCACAAGGTAATATTCACAATTGATAACCAATAAACCAGGCAATATTCACAATTGATAACCAATAAACCATTGCAGCCAAACATCGTAACGTTTTAAACCAAAGATGTGTACCTTGCAGTAAGCGGGCTGCTGTAATGGTCCTTAATAATAGGATTGCCATTTTCATCACGAACACCAGCATGCTGAGATATCAAGACCAATAAATGAAAGTAGGTAATACAGCTTATGCCAAATGGTTATCTATCAAAGGGAATAAAACTTTCAAAATCATCGTAAGGAACCAGAATAGGTATTGCATATGTTCCCATACAGCCCCGGTGCACCATAGAGATATCAAAATTCCTTGAATTATTTTGAATCACTGGTTAAAACATTATATAATGGAACAAGCATCCAAATAATTATGGGcatggaaaatataaaataacaagaaacagGTGACTAATCTATGAACATATGAAGACATTAATTCACAACATCATTATTATTGAGCGAAAGCTACGGAAAGCCAGGTACAGAATTTCACTTACTCATTAATGCTACCAAGTTTCAATAATAAAGTACCTGAAATATAAGTCCGCCTGTTCCACTCCACTTTGGCCTGAGTGGTCTGCTAAATTCTAAACCTGCTGTAACTCTGCCAATGGTCAGGCTACTATTGCCAGGTTGGTTACTGTGAACAAGATTCCCAGGGGTTCTTGAATTCTGGTGCAGTAAGAATCAGTTCGCCCAACAATGAGCACTTTTACACTATCACCAAGAAGTAATTGTAACTAGAAGctacataataaaaattacctGAACCATAATTGTTCTAGAAGTCCGTTTGTCATCCCCTTCAATCCATGGGTCTGTGTAGTTTACGCGAAAGATCGAGTCAATTTGGCCTCTCTCAAGGGAAATATTAAGTTTCCGGTTTCGTCCAAAAACATTTCTATGGGAATATGCAAAGCTGCAACAGAAATAAAAGCAACTGTGAGGTAAAACAGCATTCCTTGCAAGTTTCCACATAATGACAGCCAATAATTAAGAATTAACGAGCATATTTGAGAGAAAACTAAACCAACCACATCGTGTATTCTTTAAACTTACCTTCCAATAAGTCCTGATAGAGGGCCACTTGTGATCCTAGAAATTGCAAATTAATCAGTGTATGATGTTTCCAATCCACCAAAGATACAATAATATACATGTAAATTAGGTGGAAAAGCATGGTATCAGTGCCCTCTAAGTTAATACCACTCACCCACTTGATATCCCACCGCCAGCGGAGAAACCTCCATTTGGACGTTCAACAACATTCATTATCAAATCAACTTTGCCAGTATCTAAAACAAAGAGAGAGCACAAATAAAGTTTCAAAATTCATTGATTGGGATAGAACAGCTGAGGTTTATGTGTGCCCACTAGCACCTCAATTCAATTATGCTTAACATAAATGATTATTCTGAAAATATGTATAGCACAGAAGAGACACTGAATCACTAGCAAAAAGTATAGACCATGTCAAAAGGTATAATCTACAGAACATCAAATCTTCTGTGTTTTGCTTGACACACCAATTGATATCAAGTCACACAAAACCAGATTTATTCAATTGTACTCTCAAGCAGATTCTACCCATGATTCTCCAAGAATGATTTCAATGTTACCGCAACAATCCACAGTATGCAATGTGCATGTGCGGAGTGTGGGCACATGTATGTTCATAGATGTATATTTCAGTTAGCATTTCTCTaagtatgatattttattagactatttaaaatgaaaaaacatcttttttcaCCTCCAGCAGGTTGGGGAATAAAGCTAACATCTTCCATGATTCCCATAGTTAACACAGTATCCACATCTCTTTTCCCTTGAAGCATACTGTAGACCTACAAAGGAGCcatttcaaatagaaaaacatttgtCAGTGAATATGTTAAGCACTAGCTCACGTTTAATTTCCACAAATGGCAATTTGAGTAAAgatccttgtaggaaaaaaaGGAAGTAAGGTGAAATAGAGTTAAAgagttctttttttatgaaaagaggACTTTATCTTTCATAGAccacagaacaaaaaaaacaaacaaatgctAGAAAATACAGAAACTAAAAGAGACTCTCAAAGCAGAAAAATGCTGAAGCACCCTTTTCAGCCAGAAATCAGCACTATATATACATGGGGTCTTGAGGACATATAGTGTGAGAGTACCCAAAAAAAGCTGTTCCAGAATTACCTGTCCCTTTTTGGTTGTAAGTTGCCTAAGTATCGTTTCAGGCTTTGTCTTCCCTTTGGTTGGTTCACCACTGAAGAGCAATAAAACACATGCTAGTCATGAGTCTCTCTGTCTCCATGTCAGGGTGTGTGGGAGTGCAGATGAGATTGTGCgacaaattgaaagaaatctcTTACGTTTTTCGGTCAAGAAAACATATGGAAATGTCGTTCACCTCTGCCTCTGCAACTTGTAACCTTATAATACCCCCAGAGAGAATCTCAGCATTTGAAACCTATAATAATGTAAATGAAGATGTTAGTTAATTTAAAGTTGTAATAAGAAACCATGGAGAACTTAACAGTCCAATCCCACATTAGCCAAAATGtgacatgaaaataatatcatGAAAGATGAAGCACAAACCATGCCAAAAAGGCCACGCTCCATGTACCAGCCATTGATGGAATTTATTACTTCATCCAAATGCTTAATATTTACCACTTTTCCTGCACAGCTTGAcgccaaaaataaaatcaatgaaagtATCCTATTATAACAGTTCACATGAAGCATGACAACACTCATAACCATACGCATGGATAGTTACCAAACAATTACTGTACATTCAAATTATAccataactaaaaaaagacGGTCTATACTTAGCATCCGCTTAGATTGAGACATTATACATTTATGAAAAACGTGCAAACAATATAAGGGCCaaacaattttcaaaattatgaaaGAACGAGATGGGGGAGGGGAAGAGATAAAAAGGGGCAGCTCTACAGACAACATACATTATTAAATCTCTATATTTGCAATGCCAAATACCACCTACCATAACCGCCACGAAAAGCATCCTGTATAAACTTTGTCGGAAGAACACTAGCTCCTTCACATACTAGACCATGAAACTCCTGGTTCGGTTCTACCTTATGCCACAAGAAAGCAACATTAGTCATTAATTCAACCCATAACACTGCGATGCCTACAAAAACAACACTTGAATAAAACCACTGACTTGTCTGCTCTCAATCAAATATCCTCACCCTGAAGCAATGCACCAATGCAAACCACAATACTCAAAGACTTGTACTTTCTATAAGCACAATAACATCCCAATTATAACCAAACAACACTATAACAAAGGGTATTCTCAGGCCAGCTTTCGCGCAGCAAGGCGAAGTATGGTGGGTCCCACATACCTGAAAAACCAACTGAATCCCATCACGAGTGTCAACAGCAACAGGCATACAGGAGGAAAAATATCCACTACTGATAATCCTATGCACATCCTCTTGAACTTCACGAACGGTAAGAGCCGAGTTAGCACGGCAAGCTTTTAACGCCGCTAAAGCCTCACCTTCTAAATCCTTCCTCTCCAGTTCCTCCCCATCTTTATTCTTCACCAGCACTTCACTGATCAACACCCTCTCCTCATCGTTCCTACCCGACCCATGAACCCCACTCGCCCCACCACTCTTCTGCTGGGCGGTAACCACCGAGTCGAGTTGATTCGACTCGTCGAGTTGATTCGACTCACCGAGTTGGGACTGACTCAGCGACAGCGACGCGGAGCCAAGGATCGGCAGGGGTTTGGGGTCTGAGCAGGAGGAGTGAGAAAGGGAGAGTGAGGCGGAGCAGAGGGGGGGTGAGTTGGGAGTCCGAGTTGACGGGCGGGTTAGGAGTGAGTCGAGGAAGCTGGCGAAGGTGAGTTTGGTTTTGGCGAgttgagagaagagagggagagagggttTAGTTTGGTGGTGAAGGAAAGGGGGGGTTCTGAGAGAAGATGAAGTGAAGGAAACGTCGTCGTTTTTACTCATTGTGGTGGAGGAAAAAGAAATCCccaattgaagaaaattaatttggggATTTGTTTTCGGAGAAGGAGAAATGAAGGGGTAAAACACCCCAGTGAGAGGTGTATCAGTTACTTACAGCATCATCAAGCAAGAAGCACCTTATTTGaccatatcaaaattaaaaggaccaaaatgtactttttccttctaatttttgtCTGCCTTTTAGGTGcaatttcctaaaaaaattgaatttttttatttagaattaattttttatattttttaattcttttgatttactaatatcaaaattaattttaaaaaaataaaaaatatatattattttaatttatttttaaataaaaaacattttaaaaaactctttgAAAAGCTGACGTTATTCAAAAAGcaaattaacattatttttttctagggGTAGGAAAAAAACCAGGTACCTAAAGAAACTAAAACAACTCAAAATAcctaaattaatagaaaaaaataaaaaaactggtttaaaaatttaaaaacaaattttgttttatttgatttacttggcttcTAACATTTGCAATGAAGTAAACTGAATTGAACCGAAactaaataaaacttgaaaaaataatttaattcacccagcatatataaaaaaaacataattcagCCACACACAAATTACAAAACCACAGCAGCCTTGCATCTACTTCCCCCTCTCTCTTATCCGTTGCAAAATTTAGATCCTAATccttaacttaaaaaattacaaaaaaacaaaaacaaattcaaaggtATAAAGGAAGGATTGAGGACAAAAGGAAGAAACCTTTTCTCCTTCAGTTCATCGATGTGCATTATCCTGCCACCACCTATTCATCCATCCATCGTAAAAATCAATGCTTGAGAGCTTGACGCCCCCCTTCCCGAGTccgatatttttatttttattatttattactgtTTAccatgaataaataataataattatttactattatttaattatttcacatCGTAgcctccttttctctttttttcacccaaaaaagataaattaaaaaaatatataataaaagattaACCATATCATTAAAATCTGattaaattaatagattttgatgatgttaatatttttttaaatttaatttaaaaactcagTTTAAACTGATTTTAAATCACAAATTTATCATATCAACTCAGCctggatttaataattatgttttttattttattttttatataaaaaatgcatgATTGCCGActtagtaattatatttttagaaggCATGAatattgaccttttttttttcgtagAATCATTGACCTGgtatatttattttggattgtGTTGACTtagtgtttatatttttatgtaaaaaatgcGTTGTGCCTATACATTAATCTTGCAAGTTAGTATTAATTTTATAGTAGTTCAAAGCCAGGCAAAAGTACAAGCACAAGCTTATGAGGTAATCGtaagttttaaattgaaatatatatatatatatagcgagagagagagagagagagagagagattagctTCTTCATGATTTGTCCTTTGTAATGTCTCTTATTTGATGATAACTCAgttgaagaaaacaagaaaaaacataaagacaATTTTGCAGATGTTTATGATGATCTCTTGTCTTGTATGCATTTGGTCTCatcttaatcaatattttttggtcatgcatagtatttttatttatttatttatttttgtatcaatGTGATGagacaacacaaattttcagCAAATTGAATGCCTAACACAACAAATGCTATAGCTAGCTTTCCTACTCCATCACTTTGATTTGTAGAAGTGTTTTGTTGTgtgttaagtattttttttattattattaatataggtgtTCAGACCAGTTTGCTCGTGTCTCAACTAATTTTATAGGCCCTGAAgataacgaccatgtaaatcttcaGTGGCCTTAagatttatgagactcgaacCGCTAACTTCtataaagtaaatttaaaacctGACCAATTAAACTACAAATTTTCAGCCAATTGAATGCCTAACACAACAAATGCTATAGCTGGCTTTCCCATTCCATCATCTTGATTCGtggaagtgttttttttgtgtgccGAGagttaatagttattttttaaagtgaattttgtttaaaaatatattaaaatttaatattaaaataataaaaacataaaaaaaattaatttaaaataaaaacaattatttatttcaaaatcacgatatcattataaaaacaaatattgccTTGGTAGCATTTCACAAGTGCTTTtcaagggtaatttttttttgaaaaatatattaaaatgaattatttttagattttatttttatttttagcattaatatgttaaaataaaaaaaatatcaattcaatatttttttttaaataaacatacttctaagaaacatttaaaaacaaaagccaGCTAAATCCAAAActtgaatttgataaattcaagGGAAAATATGCCTTGAACAGTCGCTTGGATCAATGTGCGTGAATGATTTTGCAATGTTTCACTATGCCCCTTATACTTTAGAAATCTATAACATCAGCCCTCAAAATCTTCAGAAGTTCCACAGTGGTATCCTTTGTTGTTAAATAATGCAAAAGGTGGCCatcttttgaattctttttgagtgattttaagggtataaaaactataattaatgaaatatgaTCACAATTACGAGAATTGGaaaggaaaaattataaaaagtaatgAGAAAAGGCAGATATTTCATTAGGAACATTGGGTCATATGAAACTGATAAgaatatgtattaaaaaaataaaagaaacgtaaccttattatatttatattgagcTTAAGCAGCTAAGATTATATCTACATCGATCCAccatttttactaaaaataaactcttgaaataaataaataaaatcataagaattacaacgttattaatattatcatattaaaagttATTGTAACTAGCATTTATTATTGGACACTAGattttaatgagaaaaatagtttaattttaaagaatccaacaatattataaaaagttatggACTTGAATTCTttgatgttattaaaaaataacacgaTCAGTCGTATTTCAAAACTTACAATTAAGTTTGAATTCAATGATATGGATTTGATGAAGATTATAGTGAGAGGGTCCaatccaaaaattataatttataagaatCTAAATGaaacattgttgatttatttgactaaaatatatatatatatatgaatcatCTCACGTAACCACTCGTGGGAGACTataaaatgggttttttttattaaaaaaaaattcttacacATTTAGTTAAaagttttgagaaaataaaacaagttaaaaaaatattatgaaaataacgCAGTTTAAACACGATTGCTATTAAAAATAAcagttatttcaaaatatatttctcattcaaattaattaatatatatataaaagtcaaccaaagtttttataaatatctaatgGTCAAGAGATAGATTCATTATCCAATGGTTAAGAAAGATAGAAGAGATAAACTATCATGACAAgagaaagaatgagagaagaaaaaaataaaacaaagaatgggTCACCAAAGACACACCAGTGCTTCGTTTTCAACACGCTCAATATTGTTAGAAAGATTTCTTGCGAAATGATTTTAACCACATATTAAAAGATCACCAAATAAGATTATAATTGGTTAAATATTTTGTTCAGGGTTAATTATGATCTCGTTTGATGGTTTTTCAATGTGTAATTAAAATCATCtcgttgagatttttttaatgatactgattatataaacaaacaaaaccacggtaacctattattttttttttcttttctttctcatatcACATCGTAttatctcctctcttttttcttaactattatatcttgcttattttttagttaatttacatAAAACTTGCATATTGATTTTAACTAAGCATTAAATGGTTACTATTTTTTCCATATATTATTCTTCAGAACTTTTATCAAACTttgtcatttttcaaaaaaaaaaattcttaaaatagtTACCCCACTTCTTTGTTGATCTTGACATGCACATTGTATGGTGTGCCACTGTCATGGCCTGCCAAAGCAAAAGCTCTGAATAGTAGACATCAGGATCTTACAGAGCACCAAAAAGATTGGAACGATTTGACCTTGCACTCCTTGGATTCGTAAATTTGGCCATCACAAAGCAATTCTGATTAGATTCCAGGAACATTGTGCATCTTTGCAGGGCTGAGCGCACAAGCTTTATAAGGTTTGATCCGCTGCTACTTCGTAGTGGAGACTCTGACAAAGTGCTCGCCATGTCTGAGTGCATAAGCTTTTCAAGGTTTGATCATTGTTTCTTCGTAGTGGAGATTGATAAGGTGCAAGAATCCAAAATAAGCATGGCCTAAGAACAAAGAGATATATACAGAGGACCATCCAGGACGATGATGAAGTGGTCCTCAATCAAGACTCCCTTGATCTGGATTTGGAAGAACATGTAGCTAGTAATGAGAGCCAGACTTACTTTGAGCATGTTCATGTGATTTGTCTCGATTAATCTTTGAGTAATGAAAGATTAGTTTTGGTTGTCCAATACGTGAAGGTGAGCATACTTTCTGATTATCCAAAATATCTGTAAAAACTGATTTGAGATGAACTATAtcgaatgattttttaaaaaaaaatttgaataattttggttttaattttttaaaaaaatattgatttggtacggtttggtattttttttaaaataaactaaagaaaTTCATTGTAAATTCAAAGTTTGTTGTAAACTAAAATCTATTAGATCAAGGTCTGTTAAAAATAACCCAACTAAACATCTATTAAttcaaattagatttattatgttttaataaattcaaaccaATAGGATCGgttctttttattgaatttggtTAGATCTTTTAATCCAAACCAAACCGTATGAACCGATGCTCTCCCCTACTGATGCCTCATAAAAGCCCCAATTCTTCGCCAAAGataccaagttttttttattattattaatgtaggtgTTTGAGTCAGTTTGCGTGTATTTTGACTATTTTCATAAgctctgaaattaacgattatgtaagCTTTCAGTGATTCTAAGGAGACTTGAATTCGTGATTGTTGAGAAGTAAATCCAACTCTCCCAACTCTCCAGGTGACCAGTTGGCCAACCCAAAATGAATATACCCtatctttcaatgtttttagAACAACTCCATTGGGTTGTCTGGTACGTTTTTTGAGCTCAACCCACTTAACTTTCAGGGAGTCTAACAACTTCCGCACTCATTACAATGAAAAGTTTCGAGTTTTAAGAAAGTTTGAAGTTCACTTTTCTTaatcaatgaaatatttttttggcctCTATGTCTCCTCGAATGGACCTACTTCTCTTgtcaattattttcatatttattgacCTAAACATAGAAGGATTCCCCGTTCTgaaatatgatttgttttttttggattcattttgTAAGCCTTGCCATGTGACAAGAAGAAAAGATGACATGCAATATTTATTCATTCTATACTTTTGATGGCTTTATCACATGTAGTGTTTGTAATTTTAGTACTATTGATATTGATGGCTTTatctacaaaaatattttttaaattattttttatttaaaaataatatattttttatattaatatgtaaaaacaatttaaggaCAGGAAATGGTGACTTTTTCATTACTTTGTGTATGAAAttattccaatttattttttccaccTTCCATTACTTTGTCTAAATAGTTAAATTGAGTAAAAATATAGCAAACCAAATTAAATCCACACCCACCGAATATATagacttattttttcaattcagatTAAATGTTGGGTCAACTTGTGAACTACCAAGTCAAACttatcaaaaatttattatcaaGTCATCATTAtttcaatcttttaaaataactaattgATGTTGATATGATCAAGTTTGaactagattaatatttttttctttttaaatttaacagcAAGGTAACCTATCAAACTgagtttaattattataatgctGGTGGAAGCAAATTATGTTGCTGATAAAAGTAATTTGTGATTAACGAAGGATGATAAtagtggtggtgatggtgagaTTATATGATATGATTTCAAAACCATAGTTGAATTGTTCAATGTaccaaagttttaaaataaaaaaaagatgagggatttagagcttgtttggcagtgtgtTTGCaggtgctttttaaataacttttcgtgccaaaatacatgtca is a window encoding:
- the LOC7487033 gene encoding outer envelope protein 80, chloroplastic isoform X3, coding for MCIGLSVVDIFPPVCLLLLTLVMGFSWFFRKYKSLSIVVCIGALLQEPNQEFHGLVCEGASVLPTKFIQDAFRGGYGKVVNIKHLDEVINSINGWYMERGLFGMVSNAEILSGGIIRLQVAEAEVNDISICFLDRKTGEPTKGKTKPETILRQLTTKKGQVYSMLQGKRDVDTVLTMGIMEDVSFIPQPAGDTGKVDLIMNVVERPNGGFSAGGGISSGITSGPLSGLIGSFAYSHRNVFGRNRKLNISLERGQIDSIFRVNYTDPWIEGDDKRTSRTIMVQNSRTPGNLVHSNQPGNSSLTIGRVTAGLEFSRPLRPKWSGTGGLIFQHAGVRDENGNPIIKDHYSSPLTASGKTHDDMLLAKFESVYTGSGDHGSSMFVFNMEQGLPLWPEWLFFNRVNARARKGAQIGPALCLLSLSGGHVVGNFSPHEAFAIGGTNSVRGYEEGAVSSGRSYVIGSGEISFPMLGPVEGVIFADYGTDLGSGPTVPGDPAGARLKPGSGYGYGFGIRVDSALGPLRLEYAFNDKNMKRFHFGVGHRN
- the LOC7487033 gene encoding outer envelope protein 80, chloroplastic isoform X4, coding for MERGLFGMVSNAEILSGGIIRLQVAEAEVNDISICFLDRKTGEPTKGKTKPETILRQLTTKKGQVYSMLQGKRDVDTVLTMGIMEDVSFIPQPAGDTGKVDLIMNVVERPNGGFSAGGGISSGITSGPLSGLIGSFAYSHRNVFGRNRKLNISLERGQIDSIFRVNYTDPWIEGDDKRTSRTIMVQNSRTPGNLVHSNQPGNSSLTIGRVTAGLEFSRPLRPKWSGTGGLIFQHAGVRDENGNPIIKDHYSSPLTASGKTHDDMLLAKFESVYTGSGDHGSSMFVFNMEQGLPLWPEWLFFNRVNARARKGAQIGPALCLLSLSGGHVVGNFSPHEAFAIGGTNSVRGYEEGAVSSGRSYVIGSGEISFPMLGPVEGVIFADYGTDLGSGPTVPGDPAGARLKPGSGYGYGFGIRVDSALGPLRLEYAFNDKNMKRFHFGVGHRN
- the LOC7487033 gene encoding outer envelope protein 80, chloroplastic isoform X1: MSKNDDVSFTSSSLRTPPFLHHQTKPSLPLFSQLAKTKLTFASFLDSLLTRPSTRTPNSPPLCSASLSLSHSSCSDPKPLPILGSASLSLSQSQLGESNQLDESNQLDSVVTAQQKSGGASGVHGSGRNDEERVLISEVLVKNKDGEELERKDLEGEALAALKACRANSALTVREVQEDVHRIISSGYFSSCMPVAVDTRDGIQLVFQVEPNQEFHGLVCEGASVLPTKFIQDAFRGGYGKVVNIKHLDEVINSINGWYMERGLFGMVSNAEILSGGIIRLQVAEAEVNDISICFLDRKTGEPTKGKTKPETILRQLTTKKGQVYSMLQGKRDVDTVLTMGIMEDVSFIPQPAGDTGKVDLIMNVVERPNGGFSAGGGISSGITSGPLSGLIGSFAYSHRNVFGRNRKLNISLERGQIDSIFRVNYTDPWIEGDDKRTSRTIMVQNSRTPGNLVHSNQPGNSSLTIGRVTAGLEFSRPLRPKWSGTGGLIFQHAGVRDENGNPIIKDHYSSPLTASGKTHDDMLLAKFESVYTGSGDHGSSMFVFNMEQGLPLWPEWLFFNRVNARARKGAQIGPALCLLSLSGGHVVGNFSPHEAFAIGGTNSVRGYEEGAVSSGRSYVIGSGEISFPMLGPVEGVIFADYGTDLGSGPTVPGDPAGARLKPGSGYGYGFGIRVDSALGPLRLEYAFNDKNMKRFHFGVGHRN
- the LOC7487033 gene encoding outer envelope protein 80, chloroplastic isoform X2, with protein sequence MSKNDDVSFTSSSLRTPPFLHHQTKPSLPLFSQLAKTKLTFASFLDSLLTRPSTRTPNSPPLCSASLSLSHSSCSDPKPLPILGSASLSLSQSQLGESNQLDESNQLDSVVTAQQKSGGASGVHGSGRNDEERVLISEVLVKNKDGEELERKDLEGEALAALKACRANSALTVREVQEDVHRIISSGYFSSCMPVAVDTRDGIQLVFQVEPNQEFHGLVCEGASVLPTKFIQDAFRGGYGKVVNIKHLDEVINSINGWYMERGLFGMVSNAEILSGGIIRLQVAEAEVNDISICFLDRKTGEPTKGKTKPETILRQLTTKKGQVYSMLQGKRDVDTVLTMGIMEDVSFIPQPAGDTGKVDLIMNVVERPNGGFSAGGGISSGITSGPLSGLIGSFAYSHRNVFGRNRKLNISLERGQIDSIFRVNYTDPWIEGDDKRTSRTIMVQNSRTPGNLVHSNQPGNSSLTIGRVTAGLEFSRPLRPKWSGTGGLIFQHAGVRDENGNPIIKDHYSSPLTASGKTHDDMLLAKFESVYTGSGDHGSSMHFCRCSLCLTWNKDYLFGPSGCFSTELMLVLERVHKLVLLCVF